The Labilibaculum sp. sequence GGAGCGGCTGCCACAGGAAATAAGGTAACCCTATTCTTCACTTTTTGGGGCTTAAATGTGATTAAAAAAGCTCAAAAACCTAAAGTTCAAAAAGATTTGATGGGCAAGATGTTTAGCAAAATGATGGCAAACAGTGCAGATGATTTGAAGCTGTCAAAAATGAATATGATGGGTCTAGGTTCTAAAATGATGAAAAAAAGAATGATGGCGAAAAAAGTAGACTCCCTTGAAGATTTATTAAAAACAGCTATGGAAAATGGTGTTGAGATGATTGCTTGTCAAATGTCGATGGATGTAATGGGAGTTGATAAGGATGAATTGCTTGAAGGTGTTTCTATTGGAGGTGTAGCTACTTATCTTGAAGAAGCTGAAAAATCAAACATTAATCTATTCATATAAACAATATCGTCACAGTAAAATAAAAGGGTTGTTTCCATAATGAAACAACCCTTTTTATATTCTGAACTTTTGAAAATTCGAACGGCAGGTAATATTTTAAATAACAAAAAAATTTATTTGGATTAGTATTCCTTAAACCCCACATTTTTCGAGATAAAACTTCCTTTTTTACTGGAATTTGCGCCTTTAATTTTGTAATTTAAATGCTCAATTAACTTAAAGGAAATTCTATTTAAAAACGATTCTCACTCTCTCAAATTTCAAAAGAAAATTTATACAATATATTTTTCATTGCCCTCAACCAAATTTAAGAAACTTAAACTCGATGGTGCGAATTGATTAAATTAGAAAAAACTAAGTTGACTTCTCTCCGGTAGCAGAGAAAAACATTTAGTGGTTAGTGGTTGACTGAAATAGCAGGATTTCCTAGTCCCTTAATTTATTAAATTCTGCTATTTCTTTAAACTTTAGAGAATAGGAATACATTCGATTCAAAAAAAGGCGGTAAAATCAAAATACATGATTTTACCGCCTTCTCTAATTATTTTATTTCTGTTGGGAATAAACGGCTAAACGTCTATTCATCATCCATATCATCCTCATCGTCCGCAATAGTATCGACTTCCTCGTCATCGTCAGACATTAAAAAATCGGAATCAGAATCGGAGTATTTATCTTCATAGGATTCCTTCTTACTATCCAGTAGGTTTCCATCATCGTCAAAATCGTCATCATCTTCGATAAGTTCCTGAGCTTTACGAACCGACATACGAACCATGTATATTTTATCCTCCGTCTCAAATGGCAAAGCACTTACCATTTCATTCTTATGATTTCTGAATTCAATCAAATTATCCATATATCCCTCAGGATAATACAATTTTATTTGTTCCTGTATCTCCTGACTAAGCTTTTCGTAGCTCTGGATTACTCTCGGTTTATTGCTGCTCTTCATACAATAATTTGTTTATCGAAAAATGGAAATATTTTGGTTTATTATTAATTACCAACCTAATAGATATGCGAAAACCAAGGGTGCTACTATTGTAGCATCTGATTCAATGATAAATTTAGGCGTTTCAATACCTAACTTACCCCAAGTAATTTTCTCGTTTGGAACAGCGCCCGAATATGATCCGTAACTTGTTGTAGAATCAGAAATTTGGCAGAAATAACTCCAAAAAGGAGTGTTTGTTCTTTCCATATCCTGATACAACATAGGAACTACACATATTGGAAAATCTCCCGCTATACCACCGCCAATTTGGAAAAACCCAATACCTTGGTCTCCTGCATTATTGGTATAATAATCAGCCAACCAAGTCATGTATTCAATTCCTGATTTCATAGTCGACGCCTTCAATTCTCCTTTTAAGCAGTAGGATGCAAAAATATTTCCCATAGTAGAATCTTCCCAACCAGGAACTACAATCGGAAGGTTTTTCCTGGCTGCTTCGAGCATCCAACTATTTTTAGGATCAATTTCATAATATTGCTCCAACACTCCTGAAAGCAACAGTTTATACATAAACTCATGTGGAAAATATCTCTCCCCATTATCTTCAGCTGCTTTCCAAATATTATAAACGTGTTTTTGTAATCTTCTAAAAGCTTCCTCTTCCGGAATACATGTATCTGTTACCCTATTTAAACCTTTCTCCAACAAAGCCCATTCGTCCTCTGGAGTTAAATCTCTGTAATGAGGCACTCTTTTGTAATGCGAGTGAGCAACCAGATTCATGATATCTTCTTCTAAATTTGCTCCGGTACAAGTGATAATATGAACTTTATCCTGACGAATCATTTCAGCCAATGATCTTCCTAACTCGGCAGTACTCATAGCACCACCAAGAGTAATCATCATCTTCTTTCCTTCCGATAAATGCTTTTCGTAAGCAACTGCAGCATCAACCAACGCGGCTGAATTAAAATGTCTGTAATGTTCAAGTATGAATTTAGTAACGGGTCCTTTATTTTGCATGATTTTAAAATTTATAGCAAAGCATTATACTATCTGGCAATTAAAAAAGTTAGGCTTATTATACCTCTTGCAGTGCCAATTCTACAATTTTATTTGTGAAACAATTACTTCTTTATTTTTTGTATCCTAAAAGTTTAAACATCTCATCGGCAGATTGTTCATTACGATAAACGTAATCGAAAAAATTGCCTTTTTCATCTCTATCAATAATAACGTGCTTTGGTGATGGGATCAAACAATGCTTAATACCTCCATATCCGCTAATTGCATCCTGATAAGCTCCGGTATGGAAAAAACCAATATACAATGGTTCCTTCTCATCATTGGAATAGCTCGGGAGCAAAACCTCCTGATTTAAATCTTCAGAATTGTAATAATCCGAGTGATCACAGCTAATTCCACCGATATTTACACGTTTGTATTCATTTTTCCATTTATTGATGGGTAATAAAATAAATTTCTCGTGAATAGACCATGCATCAGGAATGGTATTCATTAAACTATTATCAATCAGATACCATGATTCGGTATCGTTTTGTTGTTTCTGCTCCAGTACTTTAAACACAATCGCACCACTTTCTCCAACAGTATATTTACCAAATTCGGTATAGATATTCGGTTCAGGAATTTCATCCTTCATGCAGGCATCCTTTATGTTGGAAATAATTTCATTAATCATATATTCGTATTGGTACTCGAATCCAAGATGGTTACGTATTGGAAAACCACCACCCAAATTAAATGAATCCAGACTCTCACTATCCTTTTTTAATTCTGAATATACCTTTAATGCCTTCTGAAATTCACCCCAATAGTACAAACTATCCTTAATTCCTGAATCAACAAAGAAATGAAGCATTTTCAGCTCAAACTTTGGATTGTTTTTAATTCTGTCGTTGTAAAAATTAATAATTTCGTTACTGCGGATTCCCATTCTGGAAGTATAATAGGCCGATTGTGATTCCTCATTAATGGCCATTCGCAAACCGACTTTCACAACCCGGTCTTTTGCCAATATCTCCAGTCGGTCTAATTCCTGTACACTATCGAAAATGATGATGCTGTTTTTAAAACCAACCTCCTGCATTTCCAGAATTTTTTTCAAATACTCATCCGTCTTGTAACCATTGTGAACAATTATTCGATCGAAATCAATTTTTTTATCTCTATGAAGATTTAAAATTAAATCAATATCAAAAGCTGATGATGTCTCAAGATTAACATTATGCTTTAATGCTTCGCCAATTACATGGGCAAAGTGATTGCACTTTGTACAGTAACAATACTCGTAAGAACCTGCGTAATTATTTTTTTTTATCGCTTTATTGAAAAGATTCCGGGCTTTTTTTATTTGGTCTCCTATTCGGGGAAGGTAAAAGAATCTAAATGGAGTACCATGTTTTTCTATAAGGTATTTCATAGAAATGCCTTGAAAGGTGAGATAATCATCGCGTAAATCAAAGCCTTCCTGAGGAAAATAATAGCTCTGTTCAATCAAATCAAAATAGGTATTTTTCATTTACGTATTCATAAAATATTTTTGTTGTTACTAACTGCCTTAATTTGCAAATAAAACCATTTTTTCAAAGAAATATCCACTTCCTAAAAAAAAAATCACGTAAGAACTTATTTTTTTTGCTTAATCTTCCAAAACACCAACAAATTCAACCAGTTCCGGATTCTTGCTCATTCTAAGAGAGTCACAAAAATCATGGCTTAATCTCATTCTCTGCATCCTGATCTTCGAGTTTAACCTTTTTTAATCCTTCAACGAAAGTGTAAACCAGTCCCATTACACTTAAAAAGCCCAACACCTTAATGTATTGTTTAAGTACCGACTTTGATTCCACAGTCCAATCATAAGTTAGATCAGGAAAGCCATTAATGATCAACACACTAATAACCGAGAGAAATAAAACTACTGCCAGCACAACAACTACTATCACCTTTTTACTCATTATCAAAATATTACGTTGCAATGTGAAACCACTTTAAGTTAAGAGTCACCTTAAATCACTTGGTAATATAATAAAATATCACCTTAATTGAGTCAACTTCCTTTATTCCTTTGTCTGCTTTTTTCTGAGGTAAAGTCCAAAAACATTACTAAGTAATGAATTTAATATTTCGCATAGTGCGAAGGCAGATTCAAGCTATCAACCAAATATTATAACACATGATGGATAAAATTAGTATTCTGAATACATCCATAAATATCAAATAAAACATGATTAAACCGAAAGAATTCCAGAGTTGAATTACAAAATGTATTTTGAGAAAAGATTGAATAATCTGATGGTATTTAACAATAATATCTGAAGGAATATTAACTTATTCCGATGCAGGTTGATATTGAGACATTAAAAATCAAATATTATGCTTTTATTATTTGCTAACCGCTGTTAACCGTTGCTAAAAAAGAGATCAAAACCAGTATCCGAAAAGGCATTATCAAAATTCACAAACTCTATTTTTTTTGATTAAAAGACGAAATTAAAATAGATAAATTAGAATCAAATGAGTAATTTATGGATTGATAAATTCAATTCTGAAACACTCTATTTTTAACACTCTATTAAAGAATAATCAACCGATATGAAAAAGCATTTTTTAGGCTTACGAACTACCATATACAAAACAAATGAACTCACAAAAGCTAAAAACTGGTACTCCAAAGCTTTTGAAACTTCTCCCTATTTTGATGAAGATTTTTACATTGGATTTAATATCGGTGGATTTGAATTAGGCCTTTTGCCGGAGACAGATTCAAATGTTTCGAAAACAGATAATGTTTTATCATACTGGGGAGTTGATGATATTAACAAAGCATTCTCACATTTAATAGAAATGGGTGCTGTAGGTCATGAACAACCTACAAATGTAGGGGGAGAACTTTGGGTAGCAAGTGTAAAAGATCCATGGGGAAATGTTATTGGCATCATATACAATCCGGATTTTAAAGCCCAGTAATCGATGAAAATAGGAATAGCACTAGGAGGTGGAGGCGTTCGGGGCTTTGCTCATTTGGGTGTATTAAAAGCACTCGAAGAGAAAGGAATTCGTCCCGATCTAATTTCCGGCGTTAGTGCGGGAGCAATAATTGGTGCTTTTGTTGCCTCAGGCTACACTTATGAAAAAACGCTGAAGATTTTAAAAAATAAGAGTCTGATGGCCTACTCCAAATTGCATTATCCTAAATATGGATTGTTTGGTTTGGATGGATTAAAAGAAGACATTCAAAAACACATTAAAATCAAGAAAATTGAAAATTTACAAATTCCGTTATTTGTTACAGTATCGAATTTAAACGATGGCAGGGTTGAATATGTTAAGGAAGGAGATTTAAGCACTTATCTTTTAGCCTCGGCCAGCATTCCTGTACTCTTTGCTCCTGTTCTGATTGATGGCAAAATGTATTCCGATGGCGGACTATTCGACAACCTTCCTATTTCTCCCTTATTGCAAAAATGCGATGTAATTATTGCTGTAAATGTGAGTCCGGTTCATAAAATTGAAAAGTTTGATAATCTGGTTCAGGTGGCATCCCGAACTTTTCAGTTAGGAGTTCACTCAAATAGTATTCGTCACAAAGAAAGATGCTCTTTATTTATTGAGCCAACCGGCTTGCGGGAATATGAAATTCTGAATGGAAATCACGCTCAGGAAATTTTTGAATTGGGATACAATTACACAAAAAGTTTAGAAATCGCTCCGTTTGAATAAATGACAAATAGAAATTATCCCAAACCAATAATTTTAACTTCAACAAAGAAGATATTGTATTGCAAATCCTATCAAAATCACTCTCATGAATTCAAAAGCAACTCAAGCTTTAGAGGCATTTCAATCGGGAATGAATTGTGCCCAGTCGGTGCTGTTGCCATATGCCAACGATTATAAATTTGATGATAATTTGGCTTACCAAATTTCAAGTGGATTTGGGGATGGAATGGGAAGGCTTCAAAAAACCTGTGGTGCTGTTAGCGGTGCATTTATGGTTTTGGGAATTCATAACTGCAAAAAATACAGCAACCATCAGCTCCAAACTGAAAACAATCGAATTTTAATTCAGGAATTTAATCGCAAATTTGTACTAAAGCACAACTATACAAATTGCAATGAACTAATAGCCTGCAATCTAAATACCGAAGAAGGACAGGCTTACGCTGAAAAAAATAATATAAAAGAAAGAATCTGTGAAAAATGCATAATCGATGCCATCGAAATTGTAGATTCACTGATTAATAACTTCAAATAGATTTCAATAAAAAAGCAGGCCTTAAGCCTGCTTCTTTTTATATTATTTCCGAAGACTCTATTTTAAAGAGCTTCTCCAACACCTCTTTCAGTGAATCTAGTTCCGGATTAATTTCGAAGATATGAGATGGTTTCAGATAACAAACCTCTTTTTCTCTTTTAAAACGCTCTTCGCCTCCTCCGGTTATATTCAGCATGATGCAAGCCTTTTTATTGATATTTCCTTCCTGCACATATTTAATTAAACTGGCTACAGCAACAGCAGAAGCAGGATGAATATCATTTCCTTCAGTCTCTTCAAATATTTTGGCCGCTTCCATTGCTTCATCGTTAGTAGCCTTTAACACATCACCACCCGCGTCCTTCATCGCATCAAACATCCCTCCAACAATTGAATAAGGAGGTTTGCGATTCGACAACACTTTGGCCAGGATTTCTTCCACTTGTTTTCTCGCCAAATTATCGTCCAATGGCAACATTTCCCTCGAATCAGCTTTCCATGCATCATACATCGGTAAAAATGGAGCATTCTGAGACACCATCAATTTCATTTTATTGGAACCAAAACGACCGTCTTCAATAAAGCGAAGATTAGCTTCCCAAGCAGCAATTGCTCCTGTTCCGCTGCCAACAGCCTGAAAATAATAATCAGGAATTTTGCCAATCTCTGTTACCGCAGAAAGAACAGTAGTTCCCATTCCATCTCTTCGAGCCACATTTTTAGCTCCGCCTTCAGTAATGAAACCGTCCAGCTGACAGGCCAGATTCGATAAATGAATCGCATCAAAATAATCGCTTCCCGATTTTGTTGCAATCAATCTAACATTCTCCTCAATTGGCTCATCGAACCAAAGCGCATCAATATTATCCTCAGGAACACAAAGCAGCAAAGGAATACGATTATCGGAACATACTCTTGCAAATGCACGGGCAGTATTTCCTGCAGATGCAACCACAAGTACTTGTCCCGTGTCACTCAACCTGCCACTTACCGAAAAAGCCTCTGTTTCTTTAAAAGAGCAGGTTCTAAAATTTGCTCCTTTTTCGGGCCAGTATCCACTAAATGTGATATATAAATTTTCTAAACCCAAATATTTAGACAATCCTTCACTCTTATAAGTTGCCGGAGCAGATGATCCTTCCAATATTCTGTGGACAGGCAACCAATCGGCGAACTTATAAATTCCCAATGAGTTATCCTTAAGTTCAAGTTGCCTTTTTTGATATTTAGTTCTTATCAAACAAGCTTTTTCTTCAGCAGGAGCATCCAAAGTCCACCCTTCATCTTCAAATTTATTTCCTGTCTGTAAAGACTCAAGAATATATTCAGTAGCTCGAAAATCTATAGCCATTTTTTCATGTTTTGATTTTGAAAGCATAAAAATAGACATTTTGGATGGCTTGATAAACTTTTTTTAACTATTTAGAAACATTTCCTCTAAGCTTTCCAATCAATTCCTTCCAATAAAAAATGCGAACAGAATTAATTACAGCTGACATTCAACAGCTTGATTAAAAAAAAACACAAAATGCCCAATTCAGACTTGCAATTTATTCGATTAATAAAAAACACATTCAAACAATACTGTTTTTCATTTCACTTTTTGGCACAAAAGCTTATATTTAACAATCAGAAATTTTATTTGCAAATCATGGTTTTTCATAAGAATTAATTTCTATATTCTTATGAATAAAACATTTGGAAAACACATATTTTTATGACTATTAAATGGGGAATTTTAGGTGCAGGAAAAATAGCAAAGAAATTTGCAGAAGATTTTAAAGTTGTTACAAACGGTACTATTTTAGCTGTTGCATCAAGATCACAGAACCGCTCCAACGAATTTGCGAATGAATTTGAAATTCCGGAAGCATATTCTTCCTATGAAGAAATGGTGAAAAATTCAGATATCGACCTTGTGTACATTGCTACGCCTCACAATTTTCATTTGGAACATGTCAGGCTCTGCCTGAATAATGGAAAATCTGTATTGTGCGAAAAACCGGTCACAGTAAACTCAGCGGAATTTACCATTCTTCAAAATTTGGCCAAAAAAAAGAACTTATTTTTTATGGAAGCTCTTTGGACCTATTACCTGCCGGCCATTATTAAAGCCATAAATTGGATTCGGGAAGATAAAATAGGCGAAATTAAACAAGTACAGGTAAGTTTTGGTTACACTGGCAATATGGATGAAAAAATGCGGTTGGCAAATCCAGATTTGGCGGGTGGTGCCTTATTGGATATTGGAATATATGGTATTGCCATGGCTGAGTTGGTGTTTGATGAGGAAATTGAAGACATACAGGCTATGGCTCATTTTTCTGAAACAGGTATTGATGATTACAACAGCATTCAATTGAAATATAAAAGTGGCGGAATCGCACAAATTTCAAGTTCTTTTGTTTCCGAACTTAAAAACGAGGCCGTAATATACGGTACCAAGGGACGAATAGAAATCCCTCAATTTTGGATGGCTAAAAAAGCGTTTTTGATAAGTCCTGATGAAAAATTAGAGTTTATCAATAACGAATTGCAACTTGGGTACAATCATGAAGCTTTTGCTGTAAATGAATTACTAAAAAAAGGAGCAATTGAAAGTTCTGTAGTACCTTTAATAAAAAGTAAAAGCATATTATCAATAATGGATCAAGTAAGGAAACAAATTGGTTTAAAATATCCGTTTGAAAAGCAATTGTATGAATAAAAACGACATCATATTGGGCAAAGGTATCTTAGGAATTCAATTTGGCATGCTTCGTGCCGAAGTTGAAAAAATACTGGGAAACGCAGATGATGTTGGAGAATATTCCCTTTCTCCTGACGAAGTAAGCATCACTCTTTTATATATTGACAAAGGGCTTAGCTTCACGTTTGAAGCTATCGATCAGTACAGACTTAGCTATATCTCGGTTCTCAATGAGCAGTACAGTATTTTTCAATTTATTAAAGTTGGTTTGAGCAAAAAAATGCTGCTGGCTGAATTGGAACTTTTTCAACTTGGAGAGCCAGAATTTGAGGACGTTGGTTCAGAAGAATTTCCAACTCATGAATTGATATTTTTCCCTAATGAAAATCTGCATCTTTGGCTGGATAACAATCAAATTTCAGAAATCCAATTTGGCCCTTTCTTTGATGATTTTAAAACAATTATATGGGAAGATTAATAATCTTCCTTTTTTATTCTCATCATTCATATAAATTGTGTCTTTCGGGTTTTCTACCAAAATTTAAATCCATTCACAAGCCAATAAATGTTCCACAATCACTATGACAGCTGTTGCCTGCTAAAATATTTTTTATAAATTGCGCCCATATTAAAACAAGGAGTTACGGCTCTATCACAACTTTTATTACTTCCTAATCAAAAAAGTTTAGCCGGTTCCGGCAAACTACGAAAGATGGTTTTTCAATTGTTAATTGATGTATTACTGATAATCACATCACGGGTTAATTGTGTTCAATTGGCTCATTTACACATAAAAGAATGAACAAACTATCTTACGAGCACGGAAGCTCGAATGTGCCTCTTTTAGGCGAAACAATTACTGAACGACTTCGCAAAACGGTCGAATTATTTGGCGATAGAGATGCCTTAATTGTACCTTATCAAAATTACAAAGCAACATATCTTGAGTTTTGGCAACAAATTGAGGACGTTGCAAAAGGATTACTTGCATTTGGTGTAGAAAAAGGAGACCGGGTTGGAATATGGTCGCCAAACAGACACGAGTGGGTAATTGTTCAATTTGCCACAGCCAGAATTGGCGCTATTCTGGTAAATGTTAATCCGGCCTATAAATCAGCAGAACTTAAATTTGCCCTTCGTCAATCAGAAATTAGTATTTTGATTATGTCGGAAGGATTTCGAAAAACCAGCTACATCGAAATTATTCAGGAGGTGAGACAATCCTGCATTCATCTAAAGCAAATTGTAATTTTAGATCGGGATTGGCATGCGGTGATTGAAGCTGGCAAGAGAATTTCAACATCTCAAATCGAAGAAATAGAATCTCAACTTCAGTTTGATGATCCAATCAATATTCAATACACTTCAGGAACTACAGGTTTTCCAAAAGGAGCCACTTTAACGCATCACAACATTTTAAACAACGGTTACTTTATTGGTGAGCGATTGCATTACAATGAAACGGACCGCGTTTGTATACCGGTACCGTTTTACCACTGCTTTGGAATGGTATTAGGCAATATGGCATGCATTACGCATGGTTCTGCTATGGTTATTCCGGGTGAGGCATTCGAAGCTGAAACCGTATTGCAAACCGTTCAAAACGAAAAATGCACCTCACTTTACGGCGTCCCTTTGATGTTTATTGCGGAACTCGAACATCCTAATTTTAAAAAATATGATTTAAGCAGTTTGCGCACCGGTATTATGGCGGGAGCATCCTGTCCTGAAAAAGCAATGCTTGAGGTTCAGGAAAAAATGAACATGAAAGAAGTAGCCATTTGCTATGGCATGACAGAAACCTCTCCTGTTTCCACTCAAACATTTGTTAATGATGAATTGAGTAAACGAGTAGGAACGGTTGGTAAGGTTCATCCTCATCAGGAAATTAAGATTATCAATCCCGAAACGGGAAAGATTGCTGCACGTGGCGAAAATGGTGAATTCTGCACCCGGGGATACTCCGTAATGCTTAAATATTGGAACAACGAAGAGGCAACCAAAGCGGTTATCGATAATGCCGGATGGATGCATACCGGTGATTTGGCAAGCATGGACGAAGACGGTTACGTAACCATTACGGGTAGAATAAAAGACTTGATTATTCGCGGTGGTGAAAACATTTCTCCGTTCGAAATTGAAGAATTCTTTCATTCTCACGAAAGCATTAGCGAAGTATATGTAATTGGTGTACCCGACTACAAATACGGCGAAGTTGTAATGGCTTGGGTGAAGTTTAAAGAAGGCAAATCGGCCACTGAAGAAGAACTTAGAGATTATTGCAAGGGACAAATTGCGACTTACAAAATCCCAAAATATTTTAAATTCACAAGCGAATTCCCAACTACCGTAACGGGGAAAATCCGTAAAGTTGAAATGAGAGATATTTCGAGTAAAGAATTGGAGTTGGTTGGACGATAAAATATCCCCAATTTTAACTAGACACAATCCTCATGTATGTATTTACATGAGGATTGTATTCTTTCTGTGCTTCCCTCCTCTTTTTCAGACCTTTTATTATCATTTCCTTTCAATCAAAATTCTATTTCCCCAATAATAATGATGCTTATTCCTTAATTATCATGAGCTTACAGATTACAAAACAAAAATACAGCCTAAAAGCATGTTTTATAACTACTTAGATAGAGTACCAGCCTTTTGATCAAATTGCTAGTTTTGCGATCTGAAAAATCAGAATAAAAATATAAAGATGAGCAACGTAAAATTAGGTAATCCGGCTGTAGTCGGACTTGGTGGGTTTGGATTGACAACCCTTTTATTGCAGTTTCATAACATTGGATTGTGTGGATTAGGTCCTGTTGTTGCAATGGGATTTGTTTTTGGTGGACTGGCACAGCTTATGGCTGGTATGCTCGAGCACAAAAACGGCAACAATTTCGGTTTTGCAGCATTTTCCGGTTACGGTTCATTTTGGATTGGTTTAGGTGTTATCTGGCTGATGAATTTTTACGGAGTATACAAATCATCGACCACTGATGTTGGATATTACCTGGTTGCATGGACCTTATTTACTGTTATTTTATGGGTAGCATCATTCTTTATTCATGCTGCAATGGCTACCACTTTTACTACATTACTTATTGGTTTCATTCTTTTGGACTTAGGTCATTTTGGATTTCCAATTTTAGATGAGGTAGCTGGATACGAATTGATTATTTGTGCATTATGCGCTTGGTACATGATGGCTGCCATCATTATTAACGACGTTGCTGGTCGTACAATTTTGAAAATGGGTCAACCATGGATCAAAGCAAAATAATATTCTCTTAAATTCAACTCATTTCGAGTAGAGTTTAACTGAACTAAAAAGAGGTAAACCGAAATTTTCTCAAATCAGATCGGTTTGCCTCTTTTTCTGTCTCAACTTTTTACCACAAAGTACTTCACAAAATAACAGGAAGTACTCCTTTCCTTTTTCTTACTTTGTGCACCTTTGCGTTTCCTTTGCGGTTAAACCAAGCTAGGGCAGTATCTGCTTATGCAGGCTCACATCAAATTCCTTAACGTGATCAGGCTTGCCATCATTAAAAAAGTCTGTAATATATTTTTGACTGCAATGCTCATCGAAAGTTTTCTGATCGTAAAACTTCTCTACAAAAGTAATTACATGCGGATTATCGATACTCTGATTTAATTCATATCGGATGCAGCCTCCCTCCTGATGCGTTGGCAATAGTAAAGCATGTAAATTTTTGATTAACTGATCGGCCTCGCCCTCATTCGCAATAAATCTGGCAATACAAACCAACTGAGTTTCATTTTTTCTAATTTCCATATCTGTTTTTTATGTTTTGATTCTTTCGAAATTCAAACTTAAGAAAAATTTCAGAAACGATTATCCCTTCTGCCAAGAACAAAAGGCCATTGATATTGCATCAACAGCCTTTATTTTCGAGATTACCCTACAATCTTTCTAAACCCGGAAAATCAATTCCATCCGTTTCCGTTCCCTTTACCATTTCTGTATTTATTTTGATAATCATTCAAACAACCATTGCCGCGTTCGGTATCCGAATTAATGATCTCATTAAAATTATCCTCACCTAAAACTGTAGGCTCATAAACTACACCATAAGTACTTAACACCCGAACAAATGCCCGCAAATGATTTCGTGAACCTCTCTGCAAATTATCATATACCAAAAGAATATCCTCATTTTCAGTTTCAGCCATCAAATCCTCTAAATCTTTAATATCCACTTCCTCAATTAATGCGCCTGCCTTTAAGGCTTCTTCAACTGACAATTTTCCTTTTTCGATTAATTCATCATACAAAGCCTGCAGGGTCTCATTTTTGTATTCCCCCGCAATTCCTGTTGATGGATCTTCAATCCCGAATAAGTTCAATAAAGTTAATACTGCTGCTGCATGAGTTGATTCCGAACGGGTAATATTGCTGAAAATCCTTACATCATACAAATCAGCAAACAAACTGTATACATCATGAGCCAGCAACTCCTCTTCGCGCATCAACAACAAGCCCTCCTGCTCACTTTCCCCGGCAACTGTTGTTTCCAAACTCAATACCGTTTTTAAGTTCACAGCAATCATATCGGTATATCCTT is a genomic window containing:
- a CDS encoding patatin-like phospholipase family protein codes for the protein MKIGIALGGGGVRGFAHLGVLKALEEKGIRPDLISGVSAGAIIGAFVASGYTYEKTLKILKNKSLMAYSKLHYPKYGLFGLDGLKEDIQKHIKIKKIENLQIPLFVTVSNLNDGRVEYVKEGDLSTYLLASASIPVLFAPVLIDGKMYSDGGLFDNLPISPLLQKCDVIIAVNVSPVHKIEKFDNLVQVASRTFQLGVHSNSIRHKERCSLFIEPTGLREYEILNGNHAQEIFELGYNYTKSLEIAPFE
- a CDS encoding cysteate synthase; translation: MAIDFRATEYILESLQTGNKFEDEGWTLDAPAEEKACLIRTKYQKRQLELKDNSLGIYKFADWLPVHRILEGSSAPATYKSEGLSKYLGLENLYITFSGYWPEKGANFRTCSFKETEAFSVSGRLSDTGQVLVVASAGNTARAFARVCSDNRIPLLLCVPEDNIDALWFDEPIEENVRLIATKSGSDYFDAIHLSNLACQLDGFITEGGAKNVARRDGMGTTVLSAVTEIGKIPDYYFQAVGSGTGAIAAWEANLRFIEDGRFGSNKMKLMVSQNAPFLPMYDAWKADSREMLPLDDNLARKQVEEILAKVLSNRKPPYSIVGGMFDAMKDAGGDVLKATNDEAMEAAKIFEETEGNDIHPASAVAVASLIKYVQEGNINKKACIMLNITGGGEERFKREKEVCYLKPSHIFEINPELDSLKEVLEKLFKIESSEII
- a CDS encoding C-GCAxxG-C-C family protein, which translates into the protein MNSKATQALEAFQSGMNCAQSVLLPYANDYKFDDNLAYQISSGFGDGMGRLQKTCGAVSGAFMVLGIHNCKKYSNHQLQTENNRILIQEFNRKFVLKHNYTNCNELIACNLNTEEGQAYAEKNNIKERICEKCIIDAIEIVDSLINNFK
- a CDS encoding arginine decarboxylase codes for the protein MKNTYFDLIEQSYYFPQEGFDLRDDYLTFQGISMKYLIEKHGTPFRFFYLPRIGDQIKKARNLFNKAIKKNNYAGSYEYCYCTKCNHFAHVIGEALKHNVNLETSSAFDIDLILNLHRDKKIDFDRIIVHNGYKTDEYLKKILEMQEVGFKNSIIIFDSVQELDRLEILAKDRVVKVGLRMAINEESQSAYYTSRMGIRSNEIINFYNDRIKNNPKFELKMLHFFVDSGIKDSLYYWGEFQKALKVYSELKKDSESLDSFNLGGGFPIRNHLGFEYQYEYMINEIISNIKDACMKDEIPEPNIYTEFGKYTVGESGAIVFKVLEQKQQNDTESWYLIDNSLMNTIPDAWSIHEKFILLPINKWKNEYKRVNIGGISCDHSDYYNSEDLNQEVLLPSYSNDEKEPLYIGFFHTGAYQDAISGYGGIKHCLIPSPKHVIIDRDEKGNFFDYVYRNEQSADEMFKLLGYKK
- a CDS encoding deoxyhypusine synthase family protein, which produces MQNKGPVTKFILEHYRHFNSAALVDAAVAYEKHLSEGKKMMITLGGAMSTAELGRSLAEMIRQDKVHIITCTGANLEEDIMNLVAHSHYKRVPHYRDLTPEDEWALLEKGLNRVTDTCIPEEEAFRRLQKHVYNIWKAAEDNGERYFPHEFMYKLLLSGVLEQYYEIDPKNSWMLEAARKNLPIVVPGWEDSTMGNIFASYCLKGELKASTMKSGIEYMTWLADYYTNNAGDQGIGFFQIGGGIAGDFPICVVPMLYQDMERTNTPFWSYFCQISDSTTSYGSYSGAVPNEKITWGKLGIETPKFIIESDATIVAPLVFAYLLGW
- a CDS encoding VOC family protein, coding for MKKHFLGLRTTIYKTNELTKAKNWYSKAFETSPYFDEDFYIGFNIGGFELGLLPETDSNVSKTDNVLSYWGVDDINKAFSHLIEMGAVGHEQPTNVGGELWVASVKDPWGNVIGIIYNPDFKAQ